The Rhineura floridana isolate rRhiFlo1 chromosome 15, rRhiFlo1.hap2, whole genome shotgun sequence genome window below encodes:
- the PLD3 gene encoding 5'-3' exonuclease PLD3 isoform X4 — MLVTALLFHTLILPFRGSASAGKMAPVPYLSNTCNDPCRSVLVESIPEGLTYDDNSTANPSIFEAWMTLLGDAESTVDIASFYWSLRNEDTHTQDPSASQGEEILAELAKVPSRGIALRIAVNPPTSRMPCHDLQALEESGAQIRKVNLPRLTGGVLHTKFWIVDQKHIYLGSANMDWRALTQVKELGVAVYNCSCLAQDLGKMFEAYWALGLPDATIPSPWPANYSTTYNKETPLELKLNDTDAGVYLSSAPPALCATGRTEDLQSLVSIIDEAEEFVYIAVMSYLPTMEFSHPKRFWPVIDDHLRKAAYERRVLIRLLVSCWRHSKPIMFPFLRSLAALQDNHTHYSVEVRLFVVPANETQAKIPYARVNHSKFMVTDKVAYIGTSNWSGDYFLHTAGSALVVNHSHVEAGNQPTVREQLQAVFERDWDSRYSQGLSLLGQWEELCDTY, encoded by the exons ATGCTGGTGACTGCCCTCCTGTTCCACACACTCATCCTCCCCTTCCGCGGCTCAGCCTCTGCAGGGAAGATGGCTCCTGTCCCATACCTGAGCAACACATGCAACgacccctgcag GAGCGTGTTGGTGGAGAGCATCCCTGAGGGGCTGACGTATGATGACAACAGCACCGCCAACCCTTCCATTTTTGAGGCCTGGATGACGCTTCTGGGGGATGCAGAGAGCACTGTGGACATTGCATCTTTCTATTGGAGCCTGAGAAATGAAGACACCCACACCCAGGATCCCTCAGCCAGCCAG GGGGAAGAAATCCTGGCAGAGTTGGCGAAGGTGCCCAGCAGAGGCATTGCCTTGCGGATTGCCGTCAATCCCCCTACCTCTCGAATGCCCTGCCATGACCTCCAGGCGCTGGAGGAGAGCG GTGCACAGATTCGCAAAGTTAACCTGCCCAGGCTAACTGGTGGAGTTCTGCACACTAAATTCTGGATTGTGGACCAGAAGCACATTTACCTTGGGAGTGCAAACATGGACTGGCGCGCCCTCACCCAG GTGAAGGAGCTAGGTGTGGCTGTGTACAACTGCAGCTGCCTGGCGCAGgatttggggaaaatgtttgaGGCATACTGGGCTCTGGGGCTGCCCGATGCCACCATCCCATCTCCCTGGCCAGCCAATTACTCCACCACGTATAACAAGGAGACACCTCTGGAGCTGAAGCTGAACGACACAGATGCCGGTGTGTACCTTTCG AGCGCTCCCCCTGCGCTGTGTGCCACTGGGCGGACGGAGGACCTCCAGTCCCTGGTGAGCATCATTGATGAAGCTGAGGAGTTTGTCTACATTGCAGTGATGAGCTATTTGCCCACCATGGAGTTCTCTCACCCCAAGAG GTTCTGGCCGGTGATTGATGACCACCTGCGGAAGGCGGCCTATGAGAGGAGAGTCCTCATCCGCCTCCTCGTCAGCTGCTGGAGACACTCTAAGCCAATCATGTTCCCGTTCCTGCGGTCCTTGGCTGCCCTGCAGGACAACCACACCCACTACAGCGTGGAAGTG AGGCTCTTTGTGGTTCCAGCAAATGAGACACAGGCCAAGATCCCCTATGCCAGAGTCAACCACAGCAAATTCATGGTGACAGACAAGGTGGCTTATATTG GAACGTCCAACTGGTCTGGAGACTACTTTCTTCACACTGCAGGGTCTGCGCTGGTGGTGAATCACAGCCACGTGGAGGCTGGGAACCAGCCGACTGTCCGGGAGCAGCTTCAGGCTGTGTTTGAGCGGGACTGGGACTCAAGATAcagccagggattgagcctacTGGGCCAGTGGGAGGAGCTCTGTGACACCTATTAG
- the PLD3 gene encoding 5'-3' exonuclease PLD3 isoform X3, which produces MALDLSWLKILHSPEEAPLAEPPSLAPQKDFRCTLVVAILSAMLVTALLFHTLILPFRGSASAGKMAPVPYLSNTCNDPCRSVLVESIPEGLTYDDNSTANPSIFEAWMTLLGDAESTVDIASFYWSLRNEDTHTQDPSASQGEEILAELAKVPSRGIALRIAVNPPTSRMPCHDLQALEESGAQIRKVNLPRLTGGVLHTKFWIVDQKHIYLGSANMDWRALTQVKELGVAVYNCSCLAQDLGKMFEAYWALGLPDATIPSPWPANYSTTYNKETPLELKLNDTDAGVYLSSAPPALCATGRTEDLQSLVSIIDEAEEFVYIAVMSYLPTMEFSHPKRFWPVIDDHLRKAAYERRVLIRLLVSCWRHSKPIMFPFLRSLAALQDNHTHYSVEVRLFVVPANETQAKIPYARVNHSKFMVTDKVAYIGTSNWSGDYFLHTAGSALVVNHSHVEAGNQPTVREQLQAVFERDWDSRYSQGLSLLGQWEELCDTY; this is translated from the exons gACTTCCGCTGCACCCTAGTGGTTGCTATCTTGTCAGCGATGCTGGTGACTGCCCTCCTGTTCCACACACTCATCCTCCCCTTCCGCGGCTCAGCCTCTGCAGGGAAGATGGCTCCTGTCCCATACCTGAGCAACACATGCAACgacccctgcag GAGCGTGTTGGTGGAGAGCATCCCTGAGGGGCTGACGTATGATGACAACAGCACCGCCAACCCTTCCATTTTTGAGGCCTGGATGACGCTTCTGGGGGATGCAGAGAGCACTGTGGACATTGCATCTTTCTATTGGAGCCTGAGAAATGAAGACACCCACACCCAGGATCCCTCAGCCAGCCAG GGGGAAGAAATCCTGGCAGAGTTGGCGAAGGTGCCCAGCAGAGGCATTGCCTTGCGGATTGCCGTCAATCCCCCTACCTCTCGAATGCCCTGCCATGACCTCCAGGCGCTGGAGGAGAGCG GTGCACAGATTCGCAAAGTTAACCTGCCCAGGCTAACTGGTGGAGTTCTGCACACTAAATTCTGGATTGTGGACCAGAAGCACATTTACCTTGGGAGTGCAAACATGGACTGGCGCGCCCTCACCCAG GTGAAGGAGCTAGGTGTGGCTGTGTACAACTGCAGCTGCCTGGCGCAGgatttggggaaaatgtttgaGGCATACTGGGCTCTGGGGCTGCCCGATGCCACCATCCCATCTCCCTGGCCAGCCAATTACTCCACCACGTATAACAAGGAGACACCTCTGGAGCTGAAGCTGAACGACACAGATGCCGGTGTGTACCTTTCG AGCGCTCCCCCTGCGCTGTGTGCCACTGGGCGGACGGAGGACCTCCAGTCCCTGGTGAGCATCATTGATGAAGCTGAGGAGTTTGTCTACATTGCAGTGATGAGCTATTTGCCCACCATGGAGTTCTCTCACCCCAAGAG GTTCTGGCCGGTGATTGATGACCACCTGCGGAAGGCGGCCTATGAGAGGAGAGTCCTCATCCGCCTCCTCGTCAGCTGCTGGAGACACTCTAAGCCAATCATGTTCCCGTTCCTGCGGTCCTTGGCTGCCCTGCAGGACAACCACACCCACTACAGCGTGGAAGTG AGGCTCTTTGTGGTTCCAGCAAATGAGACACAGGCCAAGATCCCCTATGCCAGAGTCAACCACAGCAAATTCATGGTGACAGACAAGGTGGCTTATATTG GAACGTCCAACTGGTCTGGAGACTACTTTCTTCACACTGCAGGGTCTGCGCTGGTGGTGAATCACAGCCACGTGGAGGCTGGGAACCAGCCGACTGTCCGGGAGCAGCTTCAGGCTGTGTTTGAGCGGGACTGGGACTCAAGATAcagccagggattgagcctacTGGGCCAGTGGGAGGAGCTCTGTGACACCTATTAG
- the PLD3 gene encoding 5'-3' exonuclease PLD3 isoform X2: MKPRVMYQQLKILHSPEEAPLAEPPSLAPQKDFRCTLVVAILSAMLVTALLFHTLILPFRGSASAGKMAPVPYLSNTCNDPCRSVLVESIPEGLTYDDNSTANPSIFEAWMTLLGDAESTVDIASFYWSLRNEDTHTQDPSASQGEEILAELAKVPSRGIALRIAVNPPTSRMPCHDLQALEESGAQIRKVNLPRLTGGVLHTKFWIVDQKHIYLGSANMDWRALTQVKELGVAVYNCSCLAQDLGKMFEAYWALGLPDATIPSPWPANYSTTYNKETPLELKLNDTDAGVYLSSAPPALCATGRTEDLQSLVSIIDEAEEFVYIAVMSYLPTMEFSHPKRFWPVIDDHLRKAAYERRVLIRLLVSCWRHSKPIMFPFLRSLAALQDNHTHYSVEVRLFVVPANETQAKIPYARVNHSKFMVTDKVAYIGTSNWSGDYFLHTAGSALVVNHSHVEAGNQPTVREQLQAVFERDWDSRYSQGLSLLGQWEELCDTY; this comes from the exons gACTTCCGCTGCACCCTAGTGGTTGCTATCTTGTCAGCGATGCTGGTGACTGCCCTCCTGTTCCACACACTCATCCTCCCCTTCCGCGGCTCAGCCTCTGCAGGGAAGATGGCTCCTGTCCCATACCTGAGCAACACATGCAACgacccctgcag GAGCGTGTTGGTGGAGAGCATCCCTGAGGGGCTGACGTATGATGACAACAGCACCGCCAACCCTTCCATTTTTGAGGCCTGGATGACGCTTCTGGGGGATGCAGAGAGCACTGTGGACATTGCATCTTTCTATTGGAGCCTGAGAAATGAAGACACCCACACCCAGGATCCCTCAGCCAGCCAG GGGGAAGAAATCCTGGCAGAGTTGGCGAAGGTGCCCAGCAGAGGCATTGCCTTGCGGATTGCCGTCAATCCCCCTACCTCTCGAATGCCCTGCCATGACCTCCAGGCGCTGGAGGAGAGCG GTGCACAGATTCGCAAAGTTAACCTGCCCAGGCTAACTGGTGGAGTTCTGCACACTAAATTCTGGATTGTGGACCAGAAGCACATTTACCTTGGGAGTGCAAACATGGACTGGCGCGCCCTCACCCAG GTGAAGGAGCTAGGTGTGGCTGTGTACAACTGCAGCTGCCTGGCGCAGgatttggggaaaatgtttgaGGCATACTGGGCTCTGGGGCTGCCCGATGCCACCATCCCATCTCCCTGGCCAGCCAATTACTCCACCACGTATAACAAGGAGACACCTCTGGAGCTGAAGCTGAACGACACAGATGCCGGTGTGTACCTTTCG AGCGCTCCCCCTGCGCTGTGTGCCACTGGGCGGACGGAGGACCTCCAGTCCCTGGTGAGCATCATTGATGAAGCTGAGGAGTTTGTCTACATTGCAGTGATGAGCTATTTGCCCACCATGGAGTTCTCTCACCCCAAGAG GTTCTGGCCGGTGATTGATGACCACCTGCGGAAGGCGGCCTATGAGAGGAGAGTCCTCATCCGCCTCCTCGTCAGCTGCTGGAGACACTCTAAGCCAATCATGTTCCCGTTCCTGCGGTCCTTGGCTGCCCTGCAGGACAACCACACCCACTACAGCGTGGAAGTG AGGCTCTTTGTGGTTCCAGCAAATGAGACACAGGCCAAGATCCCCTATGCCAGAGTCAACCACAGCAAATTCATGGTGACAGACAAGGTGGCTTATATTG GAACGTCCAACTGGTCTGGAGACTACTTTCTTCACACTGCAGGGTCTGCGCTGGTGGTGAATCACAGCCACGTGGAGGCTGGGAACCAGCCGACTGTCCGGGAGCAGCTTCAGGCTGTGTTTGAGCGGGACTGGGACTCAAGATAcagccagggattgagcctacTGGGCCAGTGGGAGGAGCTCTGTGACACCTATTAG